CGCCATCAGAAAATGAATCTGGCGTTACATTTAATATTCCCATAACATATGTATTATTCTTTAGATCAAATTCCTTGTTACCAATTAACATTTATATCAACTCCTAATACTTAATATTATTATTTTTAATTTCATTATTCCATTTACATTCTAAATAGGCATTACAATTGTAACAACACCTACTTAATTTATCTGCCCTATATAGTAATTCTGATAATGTCATTTCCTTATCCAAGGAACTTTTGTTTTTATATTCTCTATGATTTTTAATAGCCTCATATATAATTTCTATTTCTTTATCTTCAAAATAACACTGTTTTAAAATTATTTTTGCTTTTTCTGCTGAAGCTATATCATGAGAGACACCTAAAGTATATTCATCTACTCTACCAATATCATGCAATAAAGCTGTAGCATATATAATTTCCTTATCAACCTTATATCCTTCCTCTAACGAAAGAATATATGCTATTCTTGCTGTATCTAAGTAATGATTAAAGTCATGATTACAAAATATACGTTCTTTCTCACAATTATCTATTGCCAATTGGCTTTCTTTATATAATTCATTAGATATAATTTTATTAACTCTTTCCATATGGTAGTTGCCCCTTTACATCTCTATAGTAATATTTCTTACTTTATCTATTGTAAAACTACATTCATTAATACTTCTAACAGGCATAACACCAACTATTGAATTTGTTATAAATACTTCTTCATATTCTACTATTTCATCATACTTGATATCTACTTCTTTAACCTCATACTTCTCTAGTATCTTATTACGGATTATCCCATTCAATAACCCATTTTCTATCCTAGGAGTATATATTGTATCATTTTTTATGAAGAATATATTTGATGTTGCTCCTTCGCAAATATAACCCTTTGTATTTAAAAATATAGGCTCATCATAGCCTTTAGCTTTGGCAGCTCTCTTTTCCAAAATATTGTCGCCATAATTAAAAGACTTTATATATGTTAACTTAGATGTCTCATTTCTTAGAACTTCTGAAATACATAACTTAAATCCTTTTAAGTAATCTTCTTTTGTATATTGATTATCTCTAAAAGAAAGTATTATATTTTCATTAGACACCATTATTTTTAAAATTCCGTTTTCGATTTTTCTTTCACTAATATATGATAATACATCACTTTTAGCAATATCATTTTCTATAAATAATGTATCTAACGAATCTCTTAATCTTTTCAAATGATCATTTATAAAAACTGCCTTTGAATCTTTTATAAGAATTGTTTCAAAAGCTCCTATTCCAAACATATATCCCTCATCCAGTTTCATACTTACCCTATCTCCTTTTATTTCATTGCTTCTAAAAGAGCTCTTGCCTTTTGTATAGTTTCCTCAAACTCAAAATCTCTATCAGATTCATAAGTTATTCCACCACCTACACCTATATAACCATAGTCTTCTTTAAATAATATTGTCCTTATAATAATACTTAAATCACAACTATTATCAAATGTAATATAGCCCATAACTCCAGTATAAATTCCTCTTCTTACACCTTCTAATTCTTCTATTATCTCCATTGCTCTAACTTTGGGAGCACCAGTAATAGAACCTCCTGGAAAAGTTGCTTTAATAAGATCTATAACTGTTTTATCTTCTCTAATTTTTCCAGTAACTTTTGTTACTAAATGAAACACTGTTGCATATTCCTCTATTGAAAATAAATCTTTTACTTTTATACTATTTTCCTTACATACTTTACTAAGATCATTTCTTTCTAAATCTATGATCATTAATAATTCACTTTTATCTTTTTCAGAATTTCTTAATTCTTCCCTTAGGATGTTATCCTCTTCTTCATTTCTTCCTCTTCTTCTTGTCCCTTTTATAGGAACTGTTTCAATATATCCATTTTTCATCCTCAAGAACCTTTCCGGAGATGATGATACTATTTTAAAATCATCATAGTCTATATATCCTCCAAAAGGTGATGGATTAATTCTTCTAAGTTTACTAAAAACATCAATAGGTTTTTTATTAGATTTAACTTTTAACCTTTGAGTCAAATTGCATATATAAATATCTCCTTCTTCGATATAATTTTTAACCTTATCTATGGTTTTTAAATATTGATCTCTTTCGAAGTTAGATTTTATCTCTATACAATATTCTTTTTTATCATCTTCTATAATATAATCGCTATAGATTATTTTTTCTATCTTATCAATTGATCTATCACAATCTATTAGCTTACCAACTGCAGTTACATAAATTTCTTTTTCTTTATTATCTATTATAATGAAATTATCATAAAAATTTAATATACATTTAGGTATATTTGTATCATCAATTGCTGTAGTAGGTAAATTTTCAATTTTTCTTCCAAAATCATAAGAAAAATAACCTATTGCCCCTGATATTATCGGCAATTCTGTATCGTTTTTTTCATAATTATCTTTAAATAATTTATTTAGATACTGGAATGAATCTTCCTCTATTATTGTATCATTTACTTTTAAATAATCATCTATTTCAACTTTTAAATAGCTATTTAATCCTATAATAGAATACCTTCCTCTACTATCTTTAAGCGAAGAATCTAAAAAAGCTATATCCTTATATTCATGAAATCTCATAAAGATATCAAATTCATCAACATATTTATTAAGTCTCTTTATCTTAGTCATAGTTTTTCCACCATTCCCTACATAAACATATATAATTCTTCAAAATATCATGTCCGCATTCTGTAAGAACAGCTTCTGGATGAAACTGTACTCCATACAATGGATATTCTTTGTGTGAAATCCCCATAATGACATCATCCTCACTTTTACAATCTATTTGAAAACCTTCTGGTAACGTCGCTTCTTCAACTATTAAAGAATGATATCTAGTAACTTTAAAAGAATCTTTTAATCCTCTAAAAAGTCCTTCTTTATTATGAGTAACTCTCGATATTTTCCCATGTATAGGAATTTTACCTTTGATAACATTTCCTCCTAAAGCATAACAAATAGCTTGGTGTCCTAGGCATATACCCAAAATAGGTATTTTATCTTTAAATTCAGATATTATATCTAAACTTATTTTTGCATCTTTAGGTCTTTTAGGCCCAGGAGATATTATAATTCCTTCTAAGTTCATTTTCTTAATTTCATCTATTGTTATTTCATCATTTCTTTTAACTATAATATCTACCTGTAACTCTTTAAAATACCTAACAAGGTTATATACAAACGAATCATAATTATCTATCATTAAAAACATTTTTTTATCTCCTTTTCTATATAATTATACAAAATTTAATAATATTCTTAAAGTAGAAATACTTGTTTGATAGTAATGGATTTTTAGTGTATCATCTTATTAAAGCATATATAGGAGGTAAGAATGTATACAAAAGGAGATTTTCACAGTCATTCCACTTGTTCAGATGGTACATTAACACCTGAAGAGTTGGTATCACTAGCAAAAGATAGAAATCTTGACATTATGGCACTAACAGATCATGATTCCACTAATGGTGTCGATAGAGCAATAGCTACCGGTGAAAAGTTAGGTATAAAAGTCATTCCTGCTTTTGAGCTCTCAACAGTATATAATGATGAAACAGTTCATGTTTTAGCTTATTTTAATGATTCTTCATATAAGAATTCTGAACTTCAAGATTTTTTAAAAAGATTGGTTGATTATAGAAAGGAACGAGCAAAAAAGATAGTAGCTAATTTAGAAAAATACTTTAATATATCAATTTCTTATGATGATGTGTATAAAAAATCTAAGGGTTCAGTGGCAAGACCACATATTGCACGAACTATAATTGATAGTGGCTATAAATATAGTTATAACTATATTTTTGATAATTTTTTATGCAAAAAAAGTCCAGCTTATGTTCCTAACTTAAAAATATCTACAGAAGAAGGTATTAAAAAAATCCACGAATCCAATGGTATTGCAGTATTAGCTCACCCTATTCTCATAAAGAAAAATCCAGTTGAACAATTATTTAACTTAGATTTTGATGGTATAGAATGTAGATATATTTTAAATACTGATGAAGATACTAAAAGATTTTTAAACTTGGCAAAAAGATTTGGTAAATTCACTACTGCCGGATCTGATTTTCATACAAAAGATAATTCTGACACTAAACATGGTATTATTGGGACTAAATATTTAGAAGGAGAAGAATTATCTACGTTTTTAGAAAAACTTAATATCTATAAGTAAAAAAGAAGAAGGTTAACCTTCTTCTTTTTTATACTGTATAATATGATCCTAAAATTGAAACCTTGTTTGTTTTCATAATTTCATTAATAGACTTTTTAACATTACTATCATTAGGATAATTTCCTTCTATGTCTATATAAAACAAATAACTACCTAGTTTCTTTCTAGTTGGTCTTGATACTATAGATTTTAAATTTATTCCATGACTAGAGAACTGATTAAGTATATAAGATAGTTCTCCTGGCTTATCCTCTCCATGAACAACTATAGATGTTCTATATTGTTTGCTTGTATCGTATTCGCTATTATTTTTAGCTACAACAATAAATCTTGTTACATTGTTTTCAGCATCTGTAACATCACCTATTGTTAAGTCAAAATCACATTTATCTTTTAACATATGTGATGGGATAATAGCTCCTTCACTTTGTTTTCCTTCTTTAAGTTTTTCATAAGATTCCATATTGCTAGATGTAGTAATTATTTTTACATCCTTCATGGAATTTAAGAATTTTAAACACTGTCCTTGAGTTTTAAACTGCCCATATATAGTTTTTATTTCCTCTATATTTTTAGCATTTCCACCAAAAGCAAAATGAACAGGTACTATTAATTCTTTAACAATCTTCAAATTTCCATCTGAGAATAAATCTAATACTTGATCAACATATCCATCAAGAGAATTTTCTATAGGTATTATTGCAATTTTACCTTCACTATCTATTGATCTAAAAACATCATTAATACTTGACTTATATTCTATATCATAATCCTTATTAGAGTTCCCTATGTAAATGCTTGTAGCAACATCTGAAAACGTGCCTTTTGGCCCCAATGTTATTATCTTTGTCATAAAATATTCCCCCAAAACAACTTTTTTTAGGCTTCTCTTAAAAATGCTTCATATCCTCTATATGTTTCATAAATATCAGCCTTACTTGATACTTCCCATGGTGCATGCATATTTTGTAATGCTACACCACAATCAATTACTTCCATTCCATATTGTGCAAGTATATATGCGATAGTTCCACCGCCACCTTGATCTACTTTTCCTAATTCTGAAGTTTGCCAACTAACATTATTATTATTCATAATATTTCTTAGTTCTCCCATAAATTCAGCATTTGCATCATTACATCCGCTTTTTCCTCTACTACCAGTATATTTTGAAAAAACTAACCCTTTTCCAAAATAAGCTGAATTTCTTTTTTCTGCTACTGATGGGAAATTTGGATCAAATGCAGCAGTTACATCTGCAGATAACATCTTTGAATTACTAAGAGCTCTTCTTAAATGTATCTCATTATATTCGCCTTTTAAATTCATTATTTCACATAAAGAATTTTCAAAGAATCTTCCATGCATACCAGTGTTTCCAATAGATCCAACTTCTTCTTTATCTGCAAGAATTAATGTAACTGTCTTTCTTGGTTTATTAATATTACATATTGCTTCAAATCCAGTATATGCACATATTCTATCATCTTGGCCATATGCTATAACCATAGATCTATCTAAACCTAAATCTCTAGCCTTTCCAGATGGAACTAGTTCTATTTCTGATGAAACAAAATCTTCTTCATCTATATCATATTTATCCTTTATAATTTTTAAGATGTTTATCTTAACTCTATTCTTCTCATCTTTATTTTTAATTGGAATAGAACCGACCAATAAGTTCATAGCTTCACCATCGATAACTTTAGATGCTGTTTTTGCCATTTGATCTCCACTTAAATGTATTAGTAAATCAGATATATTAAATACAGGATCATTATCATCTTCACCAATAACTATGTTAACTTTTGATCCATCTTTTTTTATAACAGTACCATGAATAGCCAATGGTATTGCAACCCATTGATATTTTTTTATCCCACCATAATAATGAGTTTCAAATAAAGCTAAGTCACTTTCTTCATATAATGGATTTTGTTTTAAATCTATTCTTGGTGAATCAATATGTGCTCCTAATATATTCAATCCTTTTTCTATAGGCTCATTACCTACTATGTAAAATACTACCGATTTTTCCTTGTTATTATAATATACTTTGTCTCCACTATTTAGTGAAGTATTATTTTTTATTAAATCTTCTAAATTTTTAAATCCATATTCTTCAGCTATACTTATAAATTCAGTAACACATTCTCTTTCTGTTTTACATTGTGACATAAATTTTTTATATCTTTCACTAAAAGAAAATACATCTTTTAAATCACTGTCAGAGTATTTATCCCAAGCATATTCATATTTTTTTACTAAACCTAAATCAATTTTCTCACTCATATATTTCATCCTCCTTGTTACGTCTACTTATATATTTTACATTATTTGTTGTAATTATGCCACTAAATACTAAGCATATATTACATTAGTAAATATATAATCATGAGGCTCTACTGGTATATCATCTATAACCTGCTCTTCATATACAATAACAATTGCTACTGTATTTTCCCCTATATCTTGCAGGAATCTATCATAAAATCCTCCACCATATCCAATTCTATATCCTGTTTTAGTTATTGCTACTGCTGGAGCAATTATTAAATCTAACTGATTTTTATCTCTAATAGTGTTACTTATATCTTTAGGTTCTAATATTCCATAACTGCCACTTTCCAAATCTTCCAAGGATTGAATTTTAACAGCAATCATTCCTTCCTTTTTAGAAATGACATATGGAACAAATACTTCTTTATTATCTCCCAATGCCGCCCTTATCAATTCAATAGTATCAACTTCATCTTTTAAGGAAACATATATAAAAATTTTTTTAGCTTCTTTATATTCTTTCGAAGATATTATATCAGTTAAGATTTTTTTATCCTTTTCTTCTTTTTCATGCTTAGAAATATTTCTTCTCTCTTCTAAAATATGCTTCCTGATAAGTTTTTTACTTTCTACTATCACTAATAGACTCCTCAACTCTTCTTTCAATCTTTTCAACTGAAGATTCTTTCATATTAAATTTATATCTATAATTAGCAGCAGCGGCTTCTATGATTACTGCTATATTTCTTCCTGGTCTTATTGGTATCACTATCTTATCTACATTAATACCTAAGATATCCATAGTCTTATTTTGAATACCAAGTCTATCGTAATCTCTGCCATCTTTCCATTGTTCAATATAAATTACTAAATCAATAGTCTTTTCGTTTAATACTGAACTCAATCCATATAATGCAGGTATATCAATAATACCC
Above is a genomic segment from Clostridium bornimense containing:
- a CDS encoding HD domain-containing protein encodes the protein MERVNKIISNELYKESQLAIDNCEKERIFCNHDFNHYLDTARIAYILSLEEGYKVDKEIIYATALLHDIGRVDEYTLGVSHDIASAEKAKIILKQCYFEDKEIEIIYEAIKNHREYKNKSSLDKEMTLSELLYRADKLSRCCYNCNAYLECKWNNEIKNNNIKY
- a CDS encoding aminotransferase class IV; this encodes MKLDEGYMFGIGAFETILIKDSKAVFINDHLKRLRDSLDTLFIENDIAKSDVLSYISERKIENGILKIMVSNENIILSFRDNQYTKEDYLKGFKLCISEVLRNETSKLTYIKSFNYGDNILEKRAAKAKGYDEPIFLNTKGYICEGATSNIFFIKNDTIYTPRIENGLLNGIIRNKILEKYEVKEVDIKYDEIVEYEEVFITNSIVGVMPVRSINECSFTIDKVRNITIEM
- the pabB gene encoding aminodeoxychorismate synthase component I: MTKIKRLNKYVDEFDIFMRFHEYKDIAFLDSSLKDSRGRYSIIGLNSYLKVEIDDYLKVNDTIIEEDSFQYLNKLFKDNYEKNDTELPIISGAIGYFSYDFGRKIENLPTTAIDDTNIPKCILNFYDNFIIIDNKEKEIYVTAVGKLIDCDRSIDKIEKIIYSDYIIEDDKKEYCIEIKSNFERDQYLKTIDKVKNYIEEGDIYICNLTQRLKVKSNKKPIDVFSKLRRINPSPFGGYIDYDDFKIVSSSPERFLRMKNGYIETVPIKGTRRRGRNEEEDNILREELRNSEKDKSELLMIIDLERNDLSKVCKENSIKVKDLFSIEEYATVFHLVTKVTGKIREDKTVIDLIKATFPGGSITGAPKVRAMEIIEELEGVRRGIYTGVMGYITFDNSCDLSIIIRTILFKEDYGYIGVGGGITYESDRDFEFEETIQKARALLEAMK
- a CDS encoding anthranilate synthase component II — protein: MFLMIDNYDSFVYNLVRYFKELQVDIIVKRNDEITIDEIKKMNLEGIIISPGPKRPKDAKISLDIISEFKDKIPILGICLGHQAICYALGGNVIKGKIPIHGKISRVTHNKEGLFRGLKDSFKVTRYHSLIVEEATLPEGFQIDCKSEDDVIMGISHKEYPLYGVQFHPEAVLTECGHDILKNYICLCREWWKNYD
- a CDS encoding PHP domain-containing protein, translating into MYTKGDFHSHSTCSDGTLTPEELVSLAKDRNLDIMALTDHDSTNGVDRAIATGEKLGIKVIPAFELSTVYNDETVHVLAYFNDSSYKNSELQDFLKRLVDYRKERAKKIVANLEKYFNISISYDDVYKKSKGSVARPHIARTIIDSGYKYSYNYIFDNFLCKKSPAYVPNLKISTEEGIKKIHESNGIAVLAHPILIKKNPVEQLFNLDFDGIECRYILNTDEDTKRFLNLAKRFGKFTTAGSDFHTKDNSDTKHGIIGTKYLEGEELSTFLEKLNIYK
- a CDS encoding prephenate dehydratase, which translates into the protein MTKIITLGPKGTFSDVATSIYIGNSNKDYDIEYKSSINDVFRSIDSEGKIAIIPIENSLDGYVDQVLDLFSDGNLKIVKELIVPVHFAFGGNAKNIEEIKTIYGQFKTQGQCLKFLNSMKDVKIITTSSNMESYEKLKEGKQSEGAIIPSHMLKDKCDFDLTIGDVTDAENNVTRFIVVAKNNSEYDTSKQYRTSIVVHGEDKPGELSYILNQFSSHGINLKSIVSRPTRKKLGSYLFYIDIEGNYPNDSNVKKSINEIMKTNKVSILGSYYTV
- a CDS encoding aminopeptidase produces the protein MKYMSEKIDLGLVKKYEYAWDKYSDSDLKDVFSFSERYKKFMSQCKTERECVTEFISIAEEYGFKNLEDLIKNNTSLNSGDKVYYNNKEKSVVFYIVGNEPIEKGLNILGAHIDSPRIDLKQNPLYEESDLALFETHYYGGIKKYQWVAIPLAIHGTVIKKDGSKVNIVIGEDDNDPVFNISDLLIHLSGDQMAKTASKVIDGEAMNLLVGSIPIKNKDEKNRVKINILKIIKDKYDIDEEDFVSSEIELVPSGKARDLGLDRSMVIAYGQDDRICAYTGFEAICNINKPRKTVTLILADKEEVGSIGNTGMHGRFFENSLCEIMNLKGEYNEIHLRRALSNSKMLSADVTAAFDPNFPSVAEKRNSAYFGKGLVFSKYTGSRGKSGCNDANAEFMGELRNIMNNNNVSWQTSELGKVDQGGGGTIAYILAQYGMEVIDCGVALQNMHAPWEVSSKADIYETYRGYEAFLREA
- a CDS encoding 5-formyltetrahydrofolate cyclo-ligase, encoding MIVESKKLIRKHILEERRNISKHEKEEKDKKILTDIISSKEYKEAKKIFIYVSLKDEVDTIELIRAALGDNKEVFVPYVISKKEGMIAVKIQSLEDLESGSYGILEPKDISNTIRDKNQLDLIIAPAVAITKTGYRIGYGGGFYDRFLQDIGENTVAIVIVYEEQVIDDIPVEPHDYIFTNVIYA